From the Thioalkalivibrio sp. XN279 genome, the window TGGTTCAGCGGGTAGTCGTGGTGGCGCCAGCGCTCGCCCTCGACGGCCATCTCCAGGAAGCGTTCCATGGCGTCGTAGCTGAGCTGCTGCTGGAGTTCGAGGCTGTCGCGGTCGTAGCTGCGCAGCGTGGCGAGATTTTCCCGGGCACGCTCCATGAGCCTGAGCTCGCGCTCCTCGGAGCCGTCGCTGAGCTTCGCGTTGTGGCCGCGCAGCCCGATGCCGTCGAGCATGCCGAGGCTGCTCAGCAGCTGCGGGTCGTCGAGGGCGAACTCGAGCATGACGCGGTCGAAGAACCAGTCGATCTGCAGCGGCTTGAACCAGATGGTGTGCCCGACCAGCACGGCGCCAGCCGCCACCAGCACAGCCAGCCCGCCACCGAGCCACTTGAAAACGCGCTTCATGCTCCACCCCCAGGACGGCACAAGCGGCACATGTTGCGTGACCGGCGCTTCTGGTTCAATGTCGGGCCGCGCCGGGCGCCGCCGGCGGCAAGGAGCAACGTATGAAGATCCTGGTGGCATTGATCATCGCCACGCTGGTCTGGCTGGCCTTCTCACCCGTGCCGATCGAGCCCGTGGCCTGGGAACCACCACCCGCGCCGGCGCTCGAGGGACCATATGCGCCGAACGACCGCCTCGCAGAGGTGCGGCGCGTGGGCCGTGGCGTCGGCGCCGGGCCCGAGGACGTTGCCGTGACCGCGAACGGCACCGTCTACGTCGGCTACGAGGACGGTCGTATCGTCCGCTTCGTCCCCGGCCAGGGCGCACCCCGGCTGTTCGCCCAGACGGGCGGGCGGCCGCTCGGACTGGAGTTCGACGGCGAGGGCCGCCTGGTCGTCTGCGACGGCTACCAGGGGCTGTTGCGAATCAAGTCCGACGGGACCATCGAGGTGCTCGCCACCGAGGCCGACGGACTGCCCTTCGGCTTCACCAACGACCTGGATATCGCCGCCGACGGCACGATCTATTTCACCGACGCCTCGTGGAAGTTCGGCCCCGCCATGAAGGCGCGCGACGACATCCTCGAGCACGGCGGCAATGGGCGCCTGATGAAGTACGACCCGGCGACGGGCCGGGTCACGGTGCTGCTGGACGGCCTGCAGTTCGCCAACGGGGTGGCGCTGGCGCCGGACGGGCGCTCGGTGCTGGTGGCGCAGACCGGCAGCTACAACGTGTTGCGCTACTGGCTGGCCGGCGACCGCGCCGGCACGCACGAGGTGTTCTTCGACAACCTGCCCGGCATCCCGGACGGCCTCTCCAGCAATGGGCGCGACACTTACTGGCTGGCGCTGTTCACGGTACGCAATCCCGCCCTCGACGCGCTTGCCGGTTCACCCTGGCTGCGGAAACTCGTCTACCGCCTGCCACAGTTCCTGCAGCCCCAGCCGGCGCCACACGCCTTCGTGCTCGGCCTGTCGCTGGACGGCGAGGTGCTGCATAACCTGCAGCACGACAGCCCGGGCAGCTTCGCCCCGGTGACCAGCGTGACGGAAGCCGGCGGCCGCCTCTACCTCGGCAGCCTCACGCAGGACGCCTTCGGCGTCTACAAGTTGCCGGCCCCCTGAAAGCGCCTTTGATCGTCAGCCGCCGAAGAGGCCCGCGAACACGCCCTGGCGCCACAACACCAGCAGCAGCACGACCAGCGCGACGAGTAACAGCCAGGTCTTCCACGGCCGCTTCCGGTCGGCGAAGGGATCATGCAGGGATCGCTTCGACCCCGCAGGCAGCTCCGCCAGGCCGGTCAGGGACTCGCCGAAAGGCAGGTTGATCCTTGCCCGAGCGTTCACCGCCCAGCCATTGGCGTCCAGCAGCGGACCGAGGTTGCGCCGCCTGAGCGTGAGCCAGGCCAGCAGCATGGACGGCCCCGAGATGATCGCCACCATCGCGACCAGGACCAGCGGCAGCTGCCACCATGCCAGGCTGAACAGGCCGGCAATGGCGGCCGCGAGGGCGGTGCCGATGGCGCCCACGGCGAGGCCGATGGCGGCGAAAATACCCGCGAACTTGGCGATGTCGAAAGGCGGCGCAGCGGCCTGCCCGCCCTCGGCCTTGACGGCGGCACCGGCGACATTGGCCGCCGCCTTGTTTTCCATGTCCTTGTCGCGCGAGGCGGCGAACTTGCGCAGCTGGTTCTCGATCATCGCGCCGACGCGCCGGTAGGGCGACCAGAAGGCCTGGCGAATGCTGACCGGTTGCTCGACGACCTTCACCACGGTCGCCTTCCAGTCGACCCCCTCGCGATCGCAGAACATGCCGTTGCGCCCCGGCACCATGAGCTCGTCGACCTCGCCGCCGGTCAGCGCCGCGACGATCTCGATGGGGCCGGCGCCGGCACGCACGCAGCTGCAATAGACGAGGTAGCAGCCGCTGAACGGCGCCAGGCTGGCGTGCTTGGCCATGTCGGAGACACGCATGACGAGTTCGCAGCTGCGCTGGTCGAGGTACAGCGTGCCGGCCTGGAAGATGGCCTTCTTTTCGCCGCCGTAGAACTCGCTCAACGTGACGAAATTACGCAGCAGCGTGACCAGGTCGCGCTGGTAACGCACCAGCCGTTCTACGGCATCAATGTTCGCTGCGGACGCCTCCGCCCTGAGATCGCGCTCGATCAGCGCAGCAAGGCGCGTGCGGGTGTCGTCGGCCACGATCGTCTCGAGCTGCGCCAGCTCGATGTCGTGCACGGCCGTAGCGGGCCGGTCCGCCATCCAGGCGCGGTAGGCGTCGAACCTGGCGGACAGCTCAAGCCACGCCTCCAGGGTCAGCGTCTCGCGCGCGCCGAGCAGCGGTTGCACGACCTCGTCGTGCAACTGGGCGAGGTGTTCCGCCCACGCCGGGTTCATGCCCTCGGCCAGCGGCAGGGGCTTGTCGGCAACGATTTCCGCCAGCGGCAGCGCCGCGACCTCGGCATCGCCGACACCGATCACGCGCTCCCCGAGCATGCCGTAGACGGCCACCGGCGCGTTCAGGCCCTCTGCGGCACGCGGGTCGAAGGCCGCGAGGCGACAGCGGGCGAAGTAGTCATCGACCTTGGCGCGCACTGCCTCGAAGGCCTCTGCCGCCCCGGCCGTGGCATCGCCCAGCGGCAGGATGAGTTCGGCGGACTCGGCAGCCCGGTGGCGCCATGCCAGCACCGCCTCGGCCTCAGTGAAGAATGCTTCCAGGGTCTCGGCCGTGATGCCCGGTTCGCCGCTGCGATCCGGCACGCCGCCCTGGGTAGCGATGATGTCCCCGATGACCTGCGCCAGCCCCTCGTCGCCCGCAACGCCGGCAGGCACCACGCCGTCGCCGTTGACATGCTCGGGGGAGAACATCTTCGTCATGTCGGCGAAGTCCGGCACCGACAGCGCGCCGACGTCCGATTTGCCCAGGTAGCCGAGGATTTGCGTCGCCGCGGCCTTGAGGACGGCGCCCTCTTCATGACTGTCGTCGATGGCCTCGACCGGGAGCGCGCCGTCGCCGAACAGCGCCTGCGGGTCCTTCACCATGCGGCAGGCCCAGTCCACCGCGGCCACGATCTCGGGCACGCGAATCTGGCCGTCACCGTCGGTATCGAGCAGCGCCAGGGTGCGGGCGTCGAATTCCAGGCCGGTGGTGGGGCAGCTCAGCGCGGTCCAGAGCTTGGGGTCGAGCTCGGACAGGTGGCGCAGGTCCTCGCCCGTCTCGATCGCGACCTGGTCGAAACCGCCGCAACGGAAGAAGCGCCAGGCGTGCGTGCTGCCGGCATCGGTGTTGTTATTCGCCATCAATTACTCCCTGATGAAATCGAGCAGGTGCAACGACACGGTGATCACATGCAGCACCAAGAGCGCAATCATGCCCTGCGCCGCGAGGATGTGGTAGCCGCGCCAGGCCACCGCCTCGGGCGTGCCGGCCAGCGCCAGCCAGGCCACGCCGGTGAGCCCGGCCGCGAGCATGGCGAGCAGCAACAGGCCCTCGATGAGCGCGAACAGGCCGCCGCCCTCGGCGGTCGGCAACTCGCCGCGGAACAGGCCGCGCAGTTCCCGCGTCACTGGCGCCATGCGCCCCGAGAGCCAGGGGAGATAAACACGCCAGCCGCCGCCGCGAAAACAGGCGACGAGGTAGGTCAGCGCCAGCACGGTCGCCAGCAGGCCGAGGCCGAGGTGGGCGTAGTCGAGCCAGCCGGCGTTGCGCGGGATGCGGCGCAGCATGTGCACCCAGGGGCTGGTCAGCGCCAGCCAGGCCGCCAGCAGCGCGAGCCATAGATGCTGGCGCCGGCTGCCCTGCCCGCCCGCCGTGCTCATTGGCTCAGCGCGCCGCCGCGCCCGCCAGGTCGGCGAAGCGCTCGGCGAATCGCTCCACCTCTTCCCAGTTGGTGTATTCGGCCTTGGTCTGCGGGTCGGTCGGCCCCTTGGTCAGCCACATGATGAAGCGGATGACGTTGCGGTCGAAGGCGCTGTAGCGCTGGTAGTCGAGATCCCCGCCGAACACGCCCAGCAGCTTCGGCTGCCACGGACTCTTGGCGACGAAGGCCTTGGTGTAGGGGTTGGTCTCGGGCGTGTTCTTGTGCGGCTTGCGCGCCACCAGGTTGACCGAGAAGAAGGCGCTGGGCTTCGCCTCCAGCGCAGCCTTGTGGCGCGCGATGAACTCCATCACCGCCGGGTTGTGCTTGCCGTTGCGGATGGCCGCGCCGATCAGCACGGCGTCGTAAGCGGCCGGGTCCGCGGCCTCCGCCACGGGCAGCAGCTCCACGTCCAGGCCGCGCGCCTCGAGCGTGGCCTTGATGCGGTCGCTGATGCGGCGGGTGTGGCCGTAGACGCCGGAATAGAGCTGGAGAATCCTGGGCATCGCTGTCCATCCTGGGGCGTGACTGGCGCCAATTCTAGCGGATCGGCCCGCCCTGCTCGCCCGTATGTTCCACGACCGCCGCTCAGGCGGCGGCGCGACCCAGCATGCCTTCCGCGGACTCCACGCCCGCTGCGGCGTTCACGCCCTCGACGCCCGCCAGCGCCGTACCGAGCGCGCGCAGGCACAGGCGCACGTTGTCCGGCCGCGCGGCGTAGCCCATCAGGCCGATGCGCCAGGCCTTGCCCGCGAGCGCGCCGAGACCGCCGCCGATCTCCAAGTCGAACTCGGCCAGCAGCCGCTGGCGTACGGCCGCCTCGTCCACGCCGACGGGCACGCGCACGGCGTTGAGCTGCGGCAGCCGCCAGGGCGCCGCGACGATCAACTCCAGCCCCATGGCCTCGATGCCAGCAGCAAGGGCCTCGTGCATGCGCCGGTGGCGCGCCCAGCTCGCCTCCAGGCCCTCCTCCGCCAGCATCACCAGCGATTCGTGCAGGCCGTAGAGCGCGTTGATCGGCGCGGTGTGATGGTAGGCGCGCTTCGGCGTGGCGTCGCCACCGCCCCAGTAGCCCATCACCAGGTTGAGGTCGAGGAACCAGCTCTGCACCTTGTGCGTGCGGCTGCGGATGCGCTCTACCGCGCGTGGCGAAAAGCTCACGGGCGAGAGGCCCGGGGTACAGGACAGGCACTTCTGCGAGCCCGAGTACACGGCGTCCACGCCCCAGGCGTCGATCTCCACCGGGATGCCGCCCAGGGACGTCACGGCATCCATGATCACCAGGCAGCCGTATTCGTGCGCCAGGCGGCACAGCGTCTCGGCGTCCGAGCGCGCGCCGGTCGAGGTCTCGGCATGCACAAAGGCCAGCACGCTCGCCTCCGGGTGCGCCTTCAGCGCCAGTTCAACCTTGTCGACGTCCACGGGGTGGCCCCACGGGTCCTCGACCATGACGGCGGTGGCGCCGCAGCGCTCCACGTTCTCTTTCATGCGCCCGCCGAACACGCCGTTGATGCACACGATCACGGTGTCGCCCGGCTCCACCAGGTTGACGAAGGCCGCCTCCATGCCGGCCGAGCCCGGCCCGGAGACGGGAATGGTCAGCGGGTTGGTGGTACGGAAGGCGTACTGCAGGAGCTGCTTGAGCTCGTCCATCATCGCCACGAACTGCGGGTCGAGGTGCCCGATGGTCGGCCGCCCCAGCGCCTCGAGGACGCGCGGGTGGACGTCGGAGGGACCCGGCCCCATCAGGGTCCGGTGCGGCGGCTGGAAGGTCTTGAACTGCATCCTGCTCAGGCTCCATCGATCGAGTAATGCGGGCAGTATAATGCCGCCCATGAATACCTACCGCCACGCCGCCGTGCTGTTCGCGGCCACCACCCTCCTCGCCCTGCCCGCCACGGCCGACGATGCCGCGCTGCGCACCGCCATGGAGCCCGTCAACACCCGCGGCACCGAGGTCTTCACCTGGGACCTGGAGCAGAAGAAGAGCGGCTTTCGCGCCATGGAGGCGCTGTTCCCGGCCCGCGTCGTGAGCCGCGGCGCGACGCCCGCGCCACTGCCGGCCGGCGCACCGTTGGCAGCCTTCGAAGCCGGCGGTGCGCAGGCCGATCGGCTGGCCGGCTTCATCGCCGACGAATACGTCGCCGGACTGATCGTGGTCCACGACGGCACGGTGCGCCTGGAGCGCTACGGCCTCGGCCAGTCGCCCGACGATCGCTGGACGTCGTTCTCGGTGGCCAAGAGCATCACTTCGACCCTGGTCGGAGCCGCCATCCGCGACGGTCACATCGAGAGCCTGGACACGGAGATCACGCGCTACATCGACGAACTGGAGGGCACGGCCTACGACGGCGTGACCGTGCGCCAGCTGCTCACCATGACCTCGGGCGTGGCCTTCAACGAGGACTACGCCGATCCGGACTCCGACATCCGCCGCCTGTACCGCGAGCCGCCGGCGCCCGGCATCGACGCCTCGGTCGGCTTCATGCGCCACCAGCCGCGCGAGTTCGCCCCCGGCACGCAATGGCGCTACAAGACGCCGGAGACCAACCTCGCCGGCCTGCTCGTGATGAAGGCGACCGGCAAGCCGCTGGCCGAGTACCTGGCGGAAAAGATCTGGCAGCCCTACGGCATGGCGCGGGACGCGACCTGGCTGGTGGACCACGTCGGCAACGAGCAGGGCGGCTGCTGCCTGCAGGCAACGCTGCGCGACTATGCCCGCTTCGGCCAGTTCATCCTCGACGGTGCCCGTATCGACGGCGCGTCCATCCTGCCCGATGGCTGGCTGGACGCGGCGACCAGCACCCAGGCCGACACCGGTGTCCCCGGCGGCTACGGCTACCAGTGGTGGCCGCTGGGCGACGGCACTTTCCAGGCGCGCGGCATCTTCGGCCAGTTCATCCATGTCGATCCTGCTCGCCGCCTCGTGATCGCGATCTCGGCTGCATGGCCGGGACCGCGTGAACAGGAACGCCGCGCCGCGCAGGTACAGCTGGCGTACGAGATCGCCGCCGCCATCGACGCCGAATCCGGCACCTAGGCATGGCCGGCGCCAGCCTGCTCGCGCTGCTGGACGACATCGCCACGGTCCTCGACGACGTGGCGGTGCTGAGCAAGGTCGCGACCAAGAAAACTGCCGGCGTGCTGGGCGACGACCTGGCGCTGAACGCGCAGCAGCTGACCGGGATCCGCGCTGCGCGCGAGCTGCCCGTGGTGTGGGCCGTGGCCAAGGGCTCGCTGCTGAACAAGGCGATCCTCGTGCCCGCCGCGCTGGCGATCAGTGCAGTGGCGCCCTGGGCCGTGACGCCGCTGCTGATGCTCGGCGGGCTGTTCCTCTGCTACGAGGGCTTCGAGAAGGTGGCGCACAAGTTCCTGCACCGGCCGTCGGAGGACCAGGCCGAGCGTGAAGTGCTGGTGCGCGCCCTGGCCGATCCAAACATTGATCTCGTGGCGCTGGAGCGACAGAAGATCAAGGGCGCCATCCGCACCGACTTCATTCTCTCGGCCGAGATCATCGTGATCTCGCTCGGCATCGTCGCCGACGCCGCCTTCGGCACGCGCGTCGCCGTGATGGTGACCATCGCGCTGTTGATGACGGTCGGCGTCTACGGCCTGGTGGCGGCGATCGTGAAGCTGGACGACGTCGGCCTGTACCTGTCGCGCAAGGAAGGCTCGAGGGTCGCGACAGCGGCGGGGCACGGCATCATTCGCCTGGCGCCGTGGTTGATGAAGGGCCTGTCCATCGCCGGTACCGCCGCCATGTTCCTCGTCGGCGGCGGCATCATCGTGCACGGCATCGGGCCGCTGGCGCAGTGGGCGCACGTCATGGCCAACGTCCTCGGCGGCGCAGGGTTCCTGGCGCCGGCGCTGTTCAACGCGGTGGTGGGTATTACGGCCGGGGCGGTGGTACTGCTGGTGGTGACTGCCGTCCGACGACTGCGCGCGCCTCATGCCGATGCCTAGCCTTTCGGCTACCGAGACGGTCAACCTCGCTTGAAGCGCCCGGCCAGCCGCATGGCGGAACGAGAAAGCGTGCGGGCCAGCCAAGAGAACGTCGCGAAGACGGCGGCAAAAAACATCGGCAGGATGCCGCCGAAAGTGAACATCATCCCGAGCACGAACCCAAGGATGTACTCACCGCGATAGATCGGCAGCACCACACCGATCGCGAAGGGCGCGAGAACCAGGTAACGCTCGACACCGAAGGCGAAAGCGAACGACAGGGCAAAGATGCCGCCGTAGACCAGCGCGCCGCAAAATGCCGGCAGCGCGCGGCGGATGTTCGCGGGGATCAAGCCGTCGCCAAGCTCGTTGTGGGTTCCCCGACCCAGGACTCGGCCGGCCACGAACCACGCCAGCGCCGGCACCAGGACCAGGCCCCACCAATTCGAGATCGACGGCATGTCGGCACGGGCAAGGAAATGGTGGCTGACGACGCCGCCGCGCATCAACTCCCAACCGAGATGAAGTACAACCAGCGCGAAGACGCCTGATGTGACAGCCAACTGTGCCTGTTGGAATTTCGCTGTCGACAATGCAGGAGGCCTTCAGTCAATCACCCAGGCACCCGAGTCTACGCTGAAGTAATGCCGCGGGACGAGCGGAGCCCCGTCCCGCGGCATCTTCTGTTACAAGGCCTAAATCTCGAAGCGGAAGCCGGCGTAGAACATACGTTCGGCCGCGGGCTCGATGCCGTCGCTGCGGACGCGGCTGTAATAGTCCTCGTCAAGCAGGTTGTTGATGCCGCCGTACAGTGTCCACGACCTGTTCAGGCGGTACTCGCCGGTCAGGTCCAGGACCTCGTAGGCCGGCACCACGGCGTCGATCTGGGCGTCGCCCGTGCCTCGCGGCAGGTTGGAATCCTGCCAGTACTGCTCATCCACCAGGGTCGCGGTCAGCGTGAGCTTCAGGCGGTCGTTGTAGTACATCAGGCCCGTCCGGAACAGGTACTCAGGCGCAAAGGCCGGCGTATTGCCCACCAGGTCGGGGGTCACGCTGCGGGTGATCTCGGCATCCAGCAGCGAGCCGTTGATGAAGCCGACCAGGTGGCTGGGTGAGTTGCCGAGAGCGAAGAAATCGTACTCGGCGCTGAACTCCAGGCCCTGGTGGCGGGAATCGCCGCTGTTGACCCGCAGCACGTCGCTGACGTTGACCTGGATCTGCTCGATCTTGTCTTCGAACTCGATGCGGAACACGCTGACGTCCAGCACCAGGCCGGTGACCGGGCTGGTGCGCAGGCCGAGCTCGTAGTTCATGGCGGTGGAAATATCAGGCCCGTTTTCCGCCGCCAGCTCGGAACTCGGGTTGGCCAGGTCGTCGAAGCGCTGCGGCCGGTAGGACTCCGAAATGTTCGCGTACAGCTCCGTGACGTCGCCCAGACGGTACATGCCGCCGAGGCCGAACAGGAACTCGTTCTCCGTCTTGTCCACGTCGATCGGATCGCGCGACAGGCTGGGCTGTTTCACGTTCTCGAACAGGTCGTAGTTGACGCGCTCGAAGCGCATCGCCGGCGCCAGGCTCAGGTTGCCGAAGCGGAACAGGTTCTCGAGGAACACGGCGTTGTACGTGATCACCCGGTCCTGGTCGTACAACAGGTCCTCGGCAAGCTGCGCATTCGAGCGGATGTCCGAGCTGACGTGCCGGGTACGCGGGCTGTCCGTGCGATAGGCCGTCGTGCCGACCGTCAGGACATGGTCCTCACCCCAGCCGCGCGCGTAGCGCAGGTCAAGGCCGAGGGTCTTGAATTCCTGCTGGTCGATGTTGGTCGTGGCGGGCTCGTCGGCGGGATCGATGAAGGCGGACGAGCGCCGGCTGAAGCGGTCCTGGTAGGAATGCCAGAGCCGGCCATTCAGCGTCGCATCCTCGCTGAGCTTATGGTCGTAGCTGAGGGTGGCCATGAGCCGGTCGATTTCCACCCGGTTGAACGGCGTCTTGGTCAGGTCGCGGTTGGTCGCGAATTCCGCCGAAGTCAGCCGCCCTGCCTCGCCCGAGTCCGACTGGTAGAGATCGAGATCGAAGCCGATGCGAACGTCCTCGATGCCTTCGTAGGAGACGCCGAAGTACCCGGCATCGACGTCGTAGTCCTCATTCAGGCGCGGCCCGTCGGCCTGGCGATGATCGTAGCTCGCCAAAAGTCCCCAGGTGCCGTCGCCCCAGTTCGCCTGGTTGAACGTGCTGTAGAAGCCGTCGGTGCCGAAGCCGTGCTCGGTGGACGCTCCGAACTCGGCCTGCGCGTCGGCGCGGAAAGTCACGAAGTTGATGGTCGGACCGATCTGCGGCCCGTACAGCAGGCCGGAACCGCCGCGCACGAACTCCACCCGCTCGATGCGCTGTGCCGGCGGCAGGTAGTAGATCGTCGGGTAACCGAAGAGATCCGCCGCCAGGGGCACGGAATTCTGGAAGAAGGCCACGAACTCCGACTCGTGCGGATTGCCCAGGCCACGATAGTTCACGTTGAAGATGCTGGGGATTTTCTGCTCCGACACGAACAGGCCCGGCAAGCGCGCGAACATCAGGCGCAGGTTGGGCTCGACGAAGGTCGGCTGCGTTTCCAGGTCGATTGCCGTGGTCTTTTTCCCCGCAAAGACCATGCCCTCCTCGACGGACGGCAGGTTGTCCGGCAGCAGGGGATCCATGCGCTGGCTGCCCGACACTTCGAGCGGTGCAAGGTCCGCGGCGCGTTCCTTGTTGTTTTCATCGGCGAGCACTGCAGGCGAGCACAGCACCAGCGCCAGGCCGGCGGCGAGAGATTTGTTCGAGAGCATGGGATGGGTCCCCTTTGCGAATGACGCGCGAATACTAATGATTCGTATTTCGTCTTGCAATAGGGAAAACCACTACTCCCGGTTCAGGGCGGCAGAGCGTCAATGGGCAAGCTCGCCCCCACTTCGCCGCGCTCCCCCCGGCAGCTGCAGGTCCGCTCGGGCGCCGATCCACAAGCTGGAGAACAACAGCGTGTAGATGTGGCGCTTTTTCATCGCACACGAGAACAGGTCGAGACTACAGTTCTCGCTCAAGTCGCTGCACCGTCCGCACGCTGACATCCATCGGTTCGGCGAACTGATCCTGCGACCCGTGGCACGGCAACTCGCGAGCCGCCGGCGCGGGGAGAAATTACCAGCGATGCCCTGCCGCCAGTTCGAAGAATCCCGCCTCTCCAACCGCACGGTTCACCGTTGCGCCCGTGTCATCTTCGAGCCGGTGGCGGCGCTCGAACTCGAGCCCGGCTCGCGTGGTGAGGAAGAGCCCGCCCGAGGATTCCCAGCGCAGCGTCGCACCAGCCCGCCACGCCCGCACCTCGTAGTCGAAGGCGGCTTCGTCGCGTTCGTCGCTGACCACGTGCCAGCGGGCCCCGGCAGGCGCCACCTCCCCGCCCACGGCGAAGCCGCGGCCCACCTCGAGCATGGCCCGCGTCACCGGCCAGCCGAGTTCCATCCGCATGCCGTGGTGCTCTCGCAGCAGCGCGAATAGCGGGTAGGCCTGCTCAGCGCCGAAGGCGTCGTCGTAAGCGATGCCCGCGCGCCAGCCCCAGCGCGCGCCCTGGGGCTCACGCTGGCGCAGCACCCGACCGTGCCACATGAAGTCATCCGAACTGCCGCGCGACCAGAGCTCCTTGAAGACGTTGGACGAGGTCGCCACGACCGGCCTGAACTCGGCCTCCCAGGCCGTCGGCGCCAAGCCGCGCCAGGTGAGCGGGACCTCCACCCGGTGCAGGTCGCGGTTGCGGGTCGGCAGTCCGGAATACTCGTAGCGCTGGTAGGCGTAGTCCAGCGCCCAGCGGAACTGGCCCTCGCCCGCCGGGATCGCCGGGCCGCGGACCGCAAGACGGTTCTCGCTGCCGCTCAGGCGCGCGTCGCCGAAGTCCGCAGTGGCGAGCGCGCCACGGGTGAACTCGAACTCAAGCGTCGCGCCGGGGGCGCCAAGCGCCAGCCCAGGCGCGGCCACTGCGAGCAGCAACCCGGCTAGATGCGGCCCCACACGCTGACCTCGGCGAGGCTGTTCACGCAGCCGCTCCATAACGCGACTTCAACTGGGATCCTTGGACGGCGCGGGGGTCAGGAGGTTCTCCCCGGGCGTCCAGGATTTGCGCGCCTGCTCCTTGATGTCCCCGGCCTCGCTCTGCAGGCCCGCTTCGGCTCGGGTCGCAACGGTTTCGGGCTCGGCGCTCGGCTTCGCCGCGGCTGCGACTGCCGCCTCGGCAGGCCCCTCGCTTTCGATCATGCGCACCGGCACCCCGTAAGGGAAGGTGACCTCGCGCGCCTCGTCCGGGAGGGAGATTCCCTCGTCCTGGAAGGCCCGCTTGACCAGCCGAATGACGGACGACTTCACTTTCGCCCAGCTGTGCCG encodes:
- a CDS encoding alanine--glyoxylate aminotransferase family protein, whose translation is MQFKTFQPPHRTLMGPGPSDVHPRVLEALGRPTIGHLDPQFVAMMDELKQLLQYAFRTTNPLTIPVSGPGSAGMEAAFVNLVEPGDTVIVCINGVFGGRMKENVERCGATAVMVEDPWGHPVDVDKVELALKAHPEASVLAFVHAETSTGARSDAETLCRLAHEYGCLVIMDAVTSLGGIPVEIDAWGVDAVYSGSQKCLSCTPGLSPVSFSPRAVERIRSRTHKVQSWFLDLNLVMGYWGGGDATPKRAYHHTAPINALYGLHESLVMLAEEGLEASWARHRRMHEALAAGIEAMGLELIVAAPWRLPQLNAVRVPVGVDEAAVRQRLLAEFDLEIGGGLGALAGKAWRIGLMGYAARPDNVRLCLRALGTALAGVEGVNAAAGVESAEGMLGRAAA
- a CDS encoding DUF808 domain-containing protein, translated to MAGASLLALLDDIATVLDDVAVLSKVATKKTAGVLGDDLALNAQQLTGIRAARELPVVWAVAKGSLLNKAILVPAALAISAVAPWAVTPLLMLGGLFLCYEGFEKVAHKFLHRPSEDQAEREVLVRALADPNIDLVALERQKIKGAIRTDFILSAEIIVISLGIVADAAFGTRVAVMVTIALLMTVGVYGLVAAIVKLDDVGLYLSRKEGSRVATAAGHGIIRLAPWLMKGLSIAGTAAMFLVGGGIIVHGIGPLAQWAHVMANVLGGAGFLAPALFNAVVGITAGAVVLLVVTAVRRLRAPHADA
- a CDS encoding cytochrome b/b6 domain-containing protein, with product MSTAGGQGSRRQHLWLALLAAWLALTSPWVHMLRRIPRNAGWLDYAHLGLGLLATVLALTYLVACFRGGGWRVYLPWLSGRMAPVTRELRGLFRGELPTAEGGGLFALIEGLLLLAMLAAGLTGVAWLALAGTPEAVAWRGYHILAAQGMIALLVLHVITVSLHLLDFIRE
- a CDS encoding SMP-30/gluconolactonase/LRE family protein codes for the protein MKILVALIIATLVWLAFSPVPIEPVAWEPPPAPALEGPYAPNDRLAEVRRVGRGVGAGPEDVAVTANGTVYVGYEDGRIVRFVPGQGAPRLFAQTGGRPLGLEFDGEGRLVVCDGYQGLLRIKSDGTIEVLATEADGLPFGFTNDLDIAADGTIYFTDASWKFGPAMKARDDILEHGGNGRLMKYDPATGRVTVLLDGLQFANGVALAPDGRSVLVAQTGSYNVLRYWLAGDRAGTHEVFFDNLPGIPDGLSSNGRDTYWLALFTVRNPALDALAGSPWLRKLVYRLPQFLQPQPAPHAFVLGLSLDGEVLHNLQHDSPGSFAPVTSVTEAGGRLYLGSLTQDAFGVYKLPAP
- a CDS encoding TonB-dependent receptor — protein: MLSNKSLAAGLALVLCSPAVLADENNKERAADLAPLEVSGSQRMDPLLPDNLPSVEEGMVFAGKKTTAIDLETQPTFVEPNLRLMFARLPGLFVSEQKIPSIFNVNYRGLGNPHESEFVAFFQNSVPLAADLFGYPTIYYLPPAQRIERVEFVRGGSGLLYGPQIGPTINFVTFRADAQAEFGASTEHGFGTDGFYSTFNQANWGDGTWGLLASYDHRQADGPRLNEDYDVDAGYFGVSYEGIEDVRIGFDLDLYQSDSGEAGRLTSAEFATNRDLTKTPFNRVEIDRLMATLSYDHKLSEDATLNGRLWHSYQDRFSRRSSAFIDPADEPATTNIDQQEFKTLGLDLRYARGWGEDHVLTVGTTAYRTDSPRTRHVSSDIRSNAQLAEDLLYDQDRVITYNAVFLENLFRFGNLSLAPAMRFERVNYDLFENVKQPSLSRDPIDVDKTENEFLFGLGGMYRLGDVTELYANISESYRPQRFDDLANPSSELAAENGPDISTAMNYELGLRTSPVTGLVLDVSVFRIEFEDKIEQIQVNVSDVLRVNSGDSRHQGLEFSAEYDFFALGNSPSHLVGFINGSLLDAEITRSVTPDLVGNTPAFAPEYLFRTGLMYYNDRLKLTLTATLVDEQYWQDSNLPRGTGDAQIDAVVPAYEVLDLTGEYRLNRSWTLYGGINNLLDEDYYSRVRSDGIEPAAERMFYAGFRFEI
- a CDS encoding serine hydrolase, which codes for MNTYRHAAVLFAATTLLALPATADDAALRTAMEPVNTRGTEVFTWDLEQKKSGFRAMEALFPARVVSRGATPAPLPAGAPLAAFEAGGAQADRLAGFIADEYVAGLIVVHDGTVRLERYGLGQSPDDRWTSFSVAKSITSTLVGAAIRDGHIESLDTEITRYIDELEGTAYDGVTVRQLLTMTSGVAFNEDYADPDSDIRRLYREPPAPGIDASVGFMRHQPREFAPGTQWRYKTPETNLAGLLVMKATGKPLAEYLAEKIWQPYGMARDATWLVDHVGNEQGGCCLQATLRDYARFGQFILDGARIDGASILPDGWLDAATSTQADTGVPGGYGYQWWPLGDGTFQARGIFGQFIHVDPARRLVIAISAAWPGPREQERRAAQVQLAYEIAAAIDAESGT
- the hemG gene encoding menaquinone-dependent protoporphyrinogen IX dehydrogenase, with translation MPRILQLYSGVYGHTRRISDRIKATLEARGLDVELLPVAEAADPAAYDAVLIGAAIRNGKHNPAVMEFIARHKAALEAKPSAFFSVNLVARKPHKNTPETNPYTKAFVAKSPWQPKLLGVFGGDLDYQRYSAFDRNVIRFIMWLTKGPTDPQTKAEYTNWEEVERFAERFADLAGAAAR